From the genome of candidate division KSB1 bacterium:
TTGTCGTTTGGGATCGAACATAACAATTGGTGCTCAGGGTTGGGGCATGATCCGCACGGCCTGGCAGGCGGGCGCGCCACCCGCCGCCGGGAACAACAGCGCGAGCAGGGTGAGCACGGCAACGACCGCGAGGGCCAGCAGGATGAAATGCCGGCGTATGGTTTTTTGTCTGTCATCAGCCATGCGAGGGTCCCCCGGCTGCCGTGTCCGGCGCGACAGTGGTTGGGCTTGCAGGTTGAAATAATCGTCCCTGATAGGTGCCACGGCGCCGCATCTCGGCGGTGATGCCGTGGATGATTTCCGCGCGCGAGAGATGCCAGCGCGGCGCGATCAGCAACGCGCGTGGCGTCTCGCCGTGCAGCCGTTCGATGACGATCGCCGGCGACAGGCGTTCGAGAAAGCGGATGACCAGCGACACCCACTCCTCGTAGGAAAAGACATGAAACGGCTGCTGCTGGTATTGCCGCGCCAGTTCCGTGTGTTTGACCACGTGCAGGTTGTGGAGCTTGATGATTTGCACATCGAGGGTGTTGATCACCTCCGCCATTGCCAGCCACTGTGCCTCGGTTTCATTGGGAAAACCGAGGATGACGTGCAGTGTCACCGGCAGGCCGAAAGCCCGCGCCTGTGCGATCGCCGCACGCGTGCAGGCAAAATCATGGCCGCGGTTGATCCGGCGCAGGGTGTCGTCATAAATCGACTCCAGGCCGAATTCGAGAGTGATGTGGGTTTCGCGCGCCAGCCGCGCCAGCATGGCCAGTCTGGCCTCGTCCACGCAGTCGGGCCGTGTGCCGATTGCCAGCCCCACGACCTGCGGATGCTGCAACGCATCGCGAAACAGGGTCTCCAAATGTTCCACCGGTGCGTAGGTGTTGCTGTAGGGCTGAAAGTAGACGAGGAAGCGCCGTGCT
Proteins encoded in this window:
- a CDS encoding TIGR01212 family radical SAM protein (This family includes YhcC from E. coli K-12, an uncharacterized radical SAM protein.) is translated as MSARKTTPPLYNAYGRYLQEKFGERVHKVSVHAGFTCPNRDGTVGRGGCTYCNIVSFTPESARPKYSVRDQIETGIRFLEQRFAARRFLVYFQPYSNTYAPVEHLETLFRDALQHPQVVGLAIGTRPDCVDEARLAMLARLARETHITLEFGLESIYDDTLRRINRGHDFACTRAAIAQARAFGLPVTLHVILGFPNETEAQWLAMAEVINTLDVQIIKLHNLHVVKHTELARQYQQQPFHVFSYEEWVSLVIRFLERLSPAIVIERLHGETPRALLIAPRWHLSRAEIIHGITAEMRRRGTYQGRLFQPASPTTVAPDTAAGGPSHG